Part of the Sinorhizobium sp. BG8 genome, ACCCGATCTCTTCCGCAAGCTCGGCCGACAGGAGCGCCGACTGGCAGATCGCCTCGCGCATCACCTCCTGCGCGGTCAGCGGAAAGCCTCTCGCCTGGTTCTCGTCCATCAGGCGGGTGAGCAGCTCCTGATCGAGCGAACCCCAGTTGACCCCGATGCGCACCGGTTTGTCGTATTCGATCGCGCGCTCGATGATGGCACCGAACTGCTTGTCTTTCTTGTCCTTGAAGCCGACATTTCCCGGATTGATGCGGTACTTCGCGAGCGCTTCGGCGCAGGCCGGATGATCGGCCAGCAGCTTGTGTCCGATGTAGTGGAAATCACCGATCAACGGCACGTCCATGCCGAGCCGCAGGAGGCGATCGCGGATCTTGGGAACCGCCGCGGCGCTTTCGTCGCGATCGACCGTGATGCGCACCATTTCCGACCCCGACCGGAAGAGGGCGGCGACCTGGGCGACGGTGCCATCGATATCCGCCGTGTCGGTATTCGTCATGGACTGCACGACGATCGGTGCACCACCACCGACCATCACGCCGCCCACGTCAACGCCGACGGAGTGGCGGCGGGGTTTCGGTTCGAAGTCGAAGGAAGAAGACATGGATGGCCTCGTATCGAGTAGGCTTTCGGCTCAGCCGATGTTCATGCATTCAGGTGGAGGAGGAATTGTGGCTTGTCAACATCGCCTGGTCCGGTGACGCGGATTTGATAGACCGCACGATTGTCCCCTCTTCCGCGTGTCGCCGGCGAGGAGAGGCGACCGGATGGACCGGGCGCTTATCCGTATCTTCCGACACAGCCGGCGCCCGGTGAAGGCTGCAGGCAACCACCCGACCTGCGCGTTGAGCCCAGCCGCGCAACTGCAGGCATCAGGAGGTACGACTCACAGCGGCGCCGACCGATGACGTGAACGTCGGGTTGGGCAAAAAACAAAACCCGGTCGTTTCCGACCGGGTTTGTCTGTTTCGCTTGGGCGTGAACCTGTTTACCGGTTCGCCTTTCGCAGTTACTCGCGGTTTCCGAGGAAACGCAGCAGGAACAGGAAGAGGTTGATGAAGTCGAGGTAGAGCGTCAGAGCGCCCATGATAGCCTTGCGGCCGGAAACGACGTCATCATCTGCCTCGAAGTACATTCCCTTAATCTTCTGCGTATCCCATGCGGTCAGGCCGGCGAAGATGAGCACGCCGATCACCGATATCGCGAAGTCCAGCGCCGAGGAGGCGAGGAAGAGGTTCACGAGGGATGCGATGATCAGACCGAAGAGCCCCATGACAAGGAAGGAACCCATCCCGGAAAGATCACGCTTCGTCGTGTATCCGTAGAGCGACAGGGCGCCGAAGGAAGCAGCCGTAATGAACAGCGTCTTAACAATGCTGGCCTGGGTGTAGACGAGGAAGATGGACGACAGGGACAACCCCATCAGCGCGGCATAGATCCAGAAGGTCGTCTGTGCCGCGGCCACGCTCATCGACTGGATGCGGAAGCTCAGGTAGAACACCAGCGCAACGGGAGCCAGCATGACCACCCATTTCAGTGCCGACGTGTAGAGAGCGACTCCGAGGCTGGTCAGGAGCGTTCCGTTGGGCAGCGTTGCCGCCGCGGCAGCCTGATCGCTCGTCGTCGCAAGTTGGAAGAAGACGAATGCCGCTACACCGGTGATCGCCAAGCCCAGTGCCATCAGGTTGTAAACCTTCAGCATATAGGAGCGCAGGCCCTCATCGATCACGATGCCGGACTGTACGCCGGTATTCGCCATTCGGGTCTGGTAGTTGCGGGGATCAGCCATTTTTTCCTCTCGTAAAGCCCCGATGGTTTCTACGGTGTCGAGTGTTGGATTCATGTCCTTGAGGACCATGAACCATCTTGCGAACCCTCGCGGCCAACGCCGCATTGATCCGACACCCCAGGCGCCGCTGCGGGACTCCAGCATGCCTTGATCAAATATGATCACGAATTGTGTTCCGCACAAGACCTACGTGCAACCACTCGGTCGATTCAGACCACCGCCTCGAGGGAGTGGCCGCCTCAACACCCTGCAACACTGGGTTTCTCAAAGCTCGCGCAATACGGGTGCCGCCTTCTGCCCGAGCACCCGCCATGTACCGGCCAGGCCGATCCCGATCGTCATCACCAATGCCGTGGCTATCGTCGTCACTGCGACGTCCGGCAGGAAACGGAAGCCTATACGCATGATGTCACTCACCACGAACCATGCCGAAACGCTTCCGGCGAAGAGGGCGAAGATTGCCGTGGCCGTGCCGAGCAGCATGTATTCATAGGTGTAGGCGCGCACGAGCGTCGAGCGCGTGGCACCCAGCGTCTTGAGAACCACTGCGTCGTGGATGCGCGCCCTGTTGCCCGCCGCAAGCGCGCCCGCAAGCACGAGAACCGACGTTATGAGCGCGACCGCGGCAGCCGCCCGGATTGCGACCGAAAGCTGTCCAACCAGATCGTTCACTATATCGAGTGCATCCTTCACCCTCACGCTGGTGATCGTCGGGTATGCATTCGTCACCGCCCTGAGGGTGGCCGCCTCCTGTTCGTCGGTCGCACCTGGATCGATCATGGTGGCAAGCCAGGCGTGCGGCGCGCCGGCGAAAGTGTTCGGGGAGAACACCATCACGAAGTTGATCGAAAGGGACTCCCACTCGACCGTCCGGAAGTTGGCAATCCTTGCCGTGATGTTGCGGCCCAGCACGTTGACCGTCACCGTATCCCCGACCTTCAGGCCGAGTTCACCTGCCTCCCGGGACGAGAACGAGACCAGCGGCTCTCCAGAGTAATCCTGCGGCCACCACTGCCCCTCCGAGAGCGTTGAGTTCTCCGGGATATTCTTCGCATAGGTTATGCCGCGATCACCCTGAAGCACCCATCGGCTGCCCTGCGGCACGTTCCGCCGGCTGACGTCCTCTCCGTTGAACGCGAGAATCCGGCCGCGCAGCATCGGCACTTCGATAATCTTGCCCCCCGGCATGTTCTCGGACAGGACGCGCCGGAAACCTTCGACTTCGCTTCCCTGGATATCGACGAAAAAGAAGTTCGGCGCCCGCTCGGGAAGGCTGCCCGTCAGTTCGCGGCGCAGATTTCCGTCAATCAGGCTGAGGGTAACGAGCAGTGTCAGTCCGAGACCAAGGGACAGGATGACCGACGCCGTCAGCGCGCTCGGCCGATGGATGTTGCCGATGGCAAGGCGCAAGGAGGGCGAATGCACCCGCGGGCTCCGGCGTGCCAGCACGGTCACTCCGTATGCGACCAGACGCAACACCACGAAGGCGAACACGACGGCGCCAAGGAAGACGATCGCGATGTAGCGATCGAAGGCTGTCCAGACGGCAAGCCCGCCGAGCACGGTCAGAAAGAACGCAGCCCCTGCGATGTAAGGCCAGGCCGGGAGGCGGGCCGTCTCGAACCCCTGTTCGCGGAAAAGAGCCGTTGCCGGCACCGCCCGCGCATGGCCGAGAGGCATGATTGCAAAGGCGAGCGCGGTTACCACGCCGAAGATAGCGGCGAGCCCCAGCGCACCGGGGTAAAGCGCGGGCTCGGCGGAGATCGGGAGCAGATCGGCCAGGAAACGCATCGCGACCACCGGCATCAGCGCGCCGATGACGAGACCGCCAACGATTCCGATGATCGCGATCATCAGGATCTGGGCAAGATAGATTATCGAAATCAGCGACGCCGGAGCGCCGAGGCACTTGAAGGTCGCGATGACGCCCCTCTTGGAATCGAGATAGGCACGCACCGCATTCGCCACTCCAACCCCGCCGACCACCAGCGAGGTCAGGCCGACAAGTGTCAGAAACTGCGAAAACCGTGTGACGTTGTTCGAGAGCGAGGGCGTGGCATTCTCGCTGGTGCGGATCGACCAGCCGGCCGATGGAAACGCCTCGTTGGACCGTTTGCGGATTCCGGTCAGGCCGGCGACCGGATCCTCCATCTTCACCTTGTAGGCATGCTCGACGAGACTTCCCGTTTGAACAAGCCCCGTCTGAGCGATCGCTTCCTGTGAGATCATCAGCCGCGGTGCGAGCCCAAAACCCTCCGAAAGCGCGTCAGGCTCCTTCACCATCGTGCCCGTCAAGACAAGCCGGGCGCTGCCGAGCATCAGCTCGTCCCCGACCCTGATGCCAAGCCGCTCGAGAAGCAGGGGCGCAGCGACTGCTCCGAACCTCTCTCCGTCCTTTGCGAGGAGCTGCGGAAGCGGTCGCTGCGGGGCGGTTTCCACCTCCCCGTAGAGCGGGTAGGCATCGTCAACAGCCTTGATTTCGACGAGCGCCTGGTCGCGGCCATCGGCAAGGCGTGCCATTGAACGAAGCCCCGTGGAAACCGCGACCTTTCCAAGTGAATTGAAATAGCTGCGTTCCGCATCGGTGGCTGTCCGGTTGTTGAGTTCGAAACGGACATCTCCCGCAAGAAGCGTCTGCCCCTGGCGGGCGAGCGCTCCGGTAATCGCGCCGGATACGGAGTTTACGCCCGCGATTGCGGCTGTCCCGAGCGCGATGCACGCCAGGAATATGTAGAAGCCTCGGAGCCCGCCGCGCATCTCGCGAAAGGCGAGTCGGAAAGCGAGCACCACGGTCGACCGCGCGCTCATGCCGGCACCGTCTCACCCGCGGCGGCAGCCTGACTGCCGGACACGATTTCGCCGGAGCGCATCCTCACCTGCCGACCGCAGCGCCCCGCAAGAGACGGATCATGCGTCACGAGTACCAGCGTCATGTTGCGTTCAGCCTGCTGCAGGAACAGAAGGTCGGCGATCTGCCGGCCCGTCTCGCTGTCGAGGTTTCCTGTCGGCTCGTCCGCGATCAGCAGTTTCGGTGATGGCGCAAGCGCCCTGGCGATCGCCACGCGCTGCTGCTCGCCGCCCGACAGCTGCCCCGGATAGTGCGACAGTCTTTCGCCGAGACCGACTGCCTTCAGCTCACGCTTCGCGATACCGAATGCATCCCTGACATTGGCGAGTTCCAGCGGCACGGCGACATTTTCCAGCGCGGTCATGTTCGGGATCAGGTGAAACGACTGGAAGACGATACCGATGTTCCGTCCGCGAAAAGCGGCGACCTGATCCTCGTTCATCGTGTGGAGAGGCGCTCCGTCGATGTGGATCTCGCCGCCGTCCAGGCGCTCCAGCCCTGCCAGCACCATGAGCAGCGTCGATTTTCCTGACCCGGACGGCCCGACTATACCGATCGATTCCCCTGCCCGGATGGTGAGGTCGACGCCTTTGAGCACGTGGACGGAGGCGGCGGCACGTCCAAGCGTGAGATCGGCATTTTTCAGGTCGATTATGGTTTTGGCCAAGAAAATCTGCCCTATATGACTGGATGAAATGAAACTGACACCGGCAATTTAGGATCCCCGGAATGCTGTTTAAAGCCGCTCACGGAATTTTCACCGGCATGACGCTTCTGTCTCTTGCATTTGCATCGCCTTTGGCAGCCCAGGCGGCAAGCCTCGTCGGCTTTGGCGACAGCCTGATGGCAGGATACCAGTTGCCGGCGGAGGAGTCCTTTCCCGCGCAGCTGGAGAAGGCGCTGAAGGAGAAGGGCTTCGACATCACGATCGTAAATGCCGGTGTTTCGGGAGACACCAGTTCAGGAGGCCTGGCGCGAATCGACTGGTCCGTGCCGGATGGCACGCAAGGCGTCATCCTCGAACTCGGTGCAAACGATGCGCTTCGCGGCATCCCACCTGAACAGACGGAAAAGAACCTTGATGCGATGATCGCGCGACTGAAGGAACGCAAGGTTGGCGTTCTGCTCGTCGGAATGCTCGCCCCTCCGAACATGGGCCCCGAATATGCGCAGACCTTCAACGCGATCTATTCGCGACTTGCCGAGAAGCACGGCATTCCCCTCTATCCGTTTTTCCTCGACGGCGTGGTCACGCAGGCGCAGTTGCAGCTCGAGGACGGCATGCATCCGAACGGCAAGGGCGTCGCGGTCATGGTCGAACGCATTCTTCCTGCAGTCGAGTCATTCCTGACAAGCTTGGGGAAAGACGGATAGTACAATCTCGCGGGTGCGAAATAGGGGTTGCGTCTCGACTCGATGCGTGATTCGCTAAGCTATCTCTAGTAGAGACGGGGACCTCGCCATGCCGAGACTGTTTATCGCCCTCGAAATTCCGCGTAGTGCCGCAATGAGCCTTTCATTGTTACGCGGAGGTCTCCCCGGAGCTCGGTGGATCGACGTAGAAAACTTCCACATTACGCTGCGCTTTATCGGTGATGTTGACGGACGAACGGCCGATGAAGTCGTCAACAAGCTCGACCGGATCGACCGCAGCGAATTCCAGATCGCCCTCAACG contains:
- a CDS encoding Bax inhibitor-1/YccA family protein, coding for MADPRNYQTRMANTGVQSGIVIDEGLRSYMLKVYNLMALGLAITGVAAFVFFQLATTSDQAAAAATLPNGTLLTSLGVALYTSALKWVVMLAPVALVFYLSFRIQSMSVAAAQTTFWIYAALMGLSLSSIFLVYTQASIVKTLFITAASFGALSLYGYTTKRDLSGMGSFLVMGLFGLIIASLVNLFLASSALDFAISVIGVLIFAGLTAWDTQKIKGMYFEADDDVVSGRKAIMGALTLYLDFINLFLFLLRFLGNRE
- a CDS encoding arylesterase translates to MLFKAAHGIFTGMTLLSLAFASPLAAQAASLVGFGDSLMAGYQLPAEESFPAQLEKALKEKGFDITIVNAGVSGDTSSGGLARIDWSVPDGTQGVILELGANDALRGIPPEQTEKNLDAMIARLKERKVGVLLVGMLAPPNMGPEYAQTFNAIYSRLAEKHGIPLYPFFLDGVVTQAQLQLEDGMHPNGKGVAVMVERILPAVESFLTSLGKDG
- a CDS encoding ABC transporter permease encodes the protein MSARSTVVLAFRLAFREMRGGLRGFYIFLACIALGTAAIAGVNSVSGAITGALARQGQTLLAGDVRFELNNRTATDAERSYFNSLGKVAVSTGLRSMARLADGRDQALVEIKAVDDAYPLYGEVETAPQRPLPQLLAKDGERFGAVAAPLLLERLGIRVGDELMLGSARLVLTGTMVKEPDALSEGFGLAPRLMISQEAIAQTGLVQTGSLVEHAYKVKMEDPVAGLTGIRKRSNEAFPSAGWSIRTSENATPSLSNNVTRFSQFLTLVGLTSLVVGGVGVANAVRAYLDSKRGVIATFKCLGAPASLISIIYLAQILMIAIIGIVGGLVIGALMPVVAMRFLADLLPISAEPALYPGALGLAAIFGVVTALAFAIMPLGHARAVPATALFREQGFETARLPAWPYIAGAAFFLTVLGGLAVWTAFDRYIAIVFLGAVVFAFVVLRLVAYGVTVLARRSPRVHSPSLRLAIGNIHRPSALTASVILSLGLGLTLLVTLSLIDGNLRRELTGSLPERAPNFFFVDIQGSEVEGFRRVLSENMPGGKIIEVPMLRGRILAFNGEDVSRRNVPQGSRWVLQGDRGITYAKNIPENSTLSEGQWWPQDYSGEPLVSFSSREAGELGLKVGDTVTVNVLGRNITARIANFRTVEWESLSINFVMVFSPNTFAGAPHAWLATMIDPGATDEQEAATLRAVTNAYPTITSVRVKDALDIVNDLVGQLSVAIRAAAAVALITSVLVLAGALAAGNRARIHDAVVLKTLGATRSTLVRAYTYEYMLLGTATAIFALFAGSVSAWFVVSDIMRIGFRFLPDVAVTTIATALVMTIGIGLAGTWRVLGQKAAPVLREL
- a CDS encoding ABC transporter ATP-binding protein — translated: MAKTIIDLKNADLTLGRAAASVHVLKGVDLTIRAGESIGIVGPSGSGKSTLLMVLAGLERLDGGEIHIDGAPLHTMNEDQVAAFRGRNIGIVFQSFHLIPNMTALENVAVPLELANVRDAFGIAKRELKAVGLGERLSHYPGQLSGGEQQRVAIARALAPSPKLLIADEPTGNLDSETGRQIADLLFLQQAERNMTLVLVTHDPSLAGRCGRQVRMRSGEIVSGSQAAAAGETVPA